The Mycolicibacterium aichiense region GTGCGAGATCCAGTGCCGATATCGCGATGCCCCGGTTGTGCGCACGCTGCCCTCGTGGACGAACGTGAAGTCGAACTCGAAGCACGACGCCCAGCTCATCCAGCGTTCGGCATGCTCGCCGGTGAGGTCGGTGGTGTCCGCGACGCTGGTGCAGAAACAGGTTGGACACGCCATCGTGCAGTTGCCACAGGTCAGACACCGGCTGGCGACCTCGTCCCAGTGTGGGGACTCGCGAGATGCGATCAGGAGCTCACGCAGATCTGTACCGGGCATCTGCCGGCCCATGCGGTGTGCCGCATCTGCGACTTCGCCTCTGGCCGAATCGATCTCGCCGGGGGTGGCGTCTCGGTGGGAAAGCGCCGCGAGGACCTCCGCGCCGTCGTCACTGCCGACGTCGACGAGGTAGCGGCGGCCTGCGTCGTCGACACGTTCGGTGAGCGCGAGGTCGTAGCCCGGCCCCACCTCCGGCCCGGTTCCCATGGAAGCGCAGAAGCAGAGGCCGCCGGGCTCGGTGCAGTTGACGGCCACCACGAAGATCCGTCCGAGCCGTCCCACGAATCCCTCGTCCGGGTGGCTGCCCTTGCCCAAGACTCCGTTGAGCAGCGCGATGGCCGCGAGATCGCAGGCCCGAACGCCGAGGAAGGCATACCGTGGCGGATCCTCGGGTGGGGTGCCGTCGGACGACCACACCTGCTGCCGCTGCGGATGCAGGAACTGCTTCCATGACTGCGGACCGGCCGAATGGCCGAAAGCCGCATCGTCGTCCCGGCGGTGCAGCCGATAACGACCGGGTGCGACGTCGACGCCCCAGCCAACGGGTAGCTCGTCGGCCGATGCCAGTTCGGCCAACACGATCGCGTTCTC contains the following coding sequences:
- a CDS encoding 4Fe-4S dicluster domain-containing protein, with the translated sequence MTNAVIDAAGLTELVAALIDRGYRVVGPTVSENAIVLAELASADELPVGWGVDVAPGRYRLHRRDDDAAFGHSAGPQSWKQFLHPQRQQVWSSDGTPPEDPPRYAFLGVRACDLAAIALLNGVLGKGSHPDEGFVGRLGRIFVVAVNCTEPGGLCFCASMGTGPEVGPGYDLALTERVDDAGRRYLVDVGSDDGAEVLAALSHRDATPGEIDSARGEVADAAHRMGRQMPGTDLRELLIASRESPHWDEVASRCLTCGNCTMACPTCFCTSVADTTDLTGEHAERWMSWASCFEFDFTFVHEGSVRTTGASRYRHWISHKLGTWHDQFGSSGCVGCGRCIAWCPTGIDITEEMHTLAQERDGDN